TTGGGGCTTGCCGGTGTCGATCTGGCAGAAGTCGCAGCGTCGGGTGCACTGGTCGCCGCCGATGAGGAAGGTGGCTTCCTTGTCCTCCCAGCACTCGAAGATGTTGGGGCAGCCGGCTTCCTCGCACACGGTGTGCAGGCCTTCGGACTGGACCAGCTTCTTCAGGCCGCGGTACTCGGGGCCCATCACCGCCTTGGTGCGGATCCACGAGGGCTTGCGCTCGATCGGGGTCTCCGCGTTGCGGACCTCCAGCCGGAGGAGCTTGCGCCCCTCCGGCACGACGGCCGTCATGCCGAGGCGATCAGTGCGTCGTACGCCGCGGCGTCCATCAGCTCGCCGTTCGCGCTGACCTTGACGACGAACAGCCAGCCCTCGCCGAACGGGTCGCTGTTGACCAGGCTCGGGTCGGCGTCGACGGCCTCGTTGACCTCGACCACCTCGCCGGTGACGGGCGCGTAGAGGTCGCTGACCGACTTGGTCGACTCCAGCTCGCCGCAGGACTCGCCGGCGGTGACGGTGCTGCCGACGGCCGGCAGGTCGACGTAGACGACGTCGCCGAGGGCGTCCGCGGCGTACGCGGTGACGCCGACCTTGGCGTTGTCACCGTCGACGGCGATCCACTCGTGCTCGGCGGTGTACTGGAGGTTGGTGGGGTTGCTCATGGTGTCTCTCCTCGAAGTCGGTGGGGTGTCGCTGGGTCAGCTGTTGCGCTTGTAGAACGGGAGCTCGACGACGTCG
This genomic interval from Nocardioides kongjuensis contains the following:
- the gcvH gene encoding glycine cleavage system protein GcvH; the encoded protein is MSNPTNLQYTAEHEWIAVDGDNAKVGVTAYAADALGDVVYVDLPAVGSTVTAGESCGELESTKSVSDLYAPVTGEVVEVNEAVDADPSLVNSDPFGEGWLFVVKVSANGELMDAAAYDALIASA